A region from the Salvia splendens isolate huo1 chromosome 15, SspV2, whole genome shotgun sequence genome encodes:
- the LOC121768120 gene encoding uncharacterized protein LOC121768120: MAMQTGVAASKVLILVGAGVTGSVILRSGHLSELISHLQELIARINEAETAPGKYDAALLAAQVRQLAKEIKELSLSNPVTIFNGNTSSSGSYASYILPAAAAGAMGYCYMWWKGWSFSDMMYVTKHNMANAVASVSKQLDNVTDTLASTKRHLTKRLENLDWKVDEQREISKLIANDVSDVRSNLNQIGCDIGLIHEMVSGLEGKLDLLESKQDMTNSGLWYLCQVADNIKDGQTSKVIQDVGAKLIENKTIIPESERTKGLQFFIGTDESSVLQKTTSVVDGKDATDVAPGKVVHSTKTRIHRSYPVGLSFARDFVS, encoded by the exons ATGGCGATGCAGACGGGCGTAGCTGCTTCTAAGGTCCTCATCCTCGTCGGCGCAg gTGTTACTGGATCAGTCATCTTGAGGAGTGGACATTTGTCTGAATTGATTTCCCATCTTCAGGAGTTGATAGCTAGGATAAATGAAGCTGAAACGGCACCTGGGAAATATGACGCCGCTCTTCTCGCTGCTCAG GTTCGTCAATTGGCTAAAGAGATCAAGGAGTTGAGTTTATCCAATCCAGTTACCATCTTTAATGGGAATACATCATCATCTG GAAGTTATGCTTCATATATACTTCCTGCAGCAGCTGCCGGTGCCATGGGCTACTGTTACATGTGGTGGAAG GGATGGTCATTCTCTGATATGATGTATGTTACCAAGCATAATATGGCAAATGCTGTTGCATCTGTGTCAAAGCAGTTAGATAATGTTACTGACACATTGGCT TCAACAAAGAGGCATTTAACAAAGAGACTGGAAAACCTAGATTGGAAAGTAGATGAGCAGAGGGAGATTTCCAAACTTATCGCCAATGAT GTATCTGATGTGAGATCCAATCTTAACCAGATAGGGTGTGACATTGGCTTGATCCATGAGATGGTATCTGGCTTG GAAGGAAAACTTGATCTACTTGAAAGCAAGCAG GATATGACAAATTCTGGTTTATGGTATCTATGCCAAGTGGCCGATAATATTAAAGATGGGCAGACTTCTAAAGTCATCCAG GATGTTGGAGCAAAGctaattgaaaataaaactataaTTCCAGAGAGTGAGCGCACAAAG GGGCTTCAGTTCTTCATAGGAACTGATGAATCAAGTGTGCTACAGAAAACAACTTCAGTTGTTGATGGAAAAGATGCTACAGATGTTGCTCCCGGAAAGGTGGTCCATTCCACAAAAACGAGGATCCACCGGTCTTATCCTGTTGGTTTATCGTTTGCTCGGGATTTTGTGAGCTAA
- the LOC121766333 gene encoding serine/threonine-protein kinase BRI1-like 2: MKMFLPHLALLLLLTAATTAAPTSSQTDKLALLSFKKMIQQDPDGALSDWQRTRDPCTFHGVTCNDHRRVTALDLAQSNLVGQISFSPLSSLDMLLSLNLSANSFVVNANSSLLQIPYSVKELELSFSGVIGHLPENMFANCPSLEYVNLAFNNITGFLPENLFLHIDKLKYLDLSYNNVSGAISGLKIEKCSSLSHLDWSGNQISGSLPPSFSNCTSLVELILPENFLSGEIPSAFGALKNLQTLDLSHNRLTGWIPPELGNTCASLTDLKLSKNNITGSIPASFASCSSLQTLDLSNNNLTGPFPDSILEKLTSLEILLLSGNWISGEFPASISFCKNLKVADFSSNKLSGIIPPDICPGAASLEELRAPDNLLYGPIPGQLSQCSQLKIIDFSINYINGSIPNELGNLENLEQLIAWYNGLEGSIPPELGKCKKLKNLILNNNHLSGKIPTEIFNCANIEWISLTSNALTGEIPKEFGSLSRLAVLQLASNSLSGKIPNELASCTSLIWLDLNSNQLSGEIPPRLGRQVGSKALTGILSGNTLVFVRNVGNSCRGVGGLLEFAGIRPERLLQVPSLKTCDFTRLYSGPVLSLFTRYQTLEYLDLSYNQLRGKIPDAFGEMIALQVLVISHNQLSGEIPATLGQLKDLGVFDASHNRLQGHIPESFSMLSFLVQIDLSYNELTGQIPQRGQLSTLPASQYANNPGLCGVPLQECQYTQASSNPDDDEQGRKSGRSSPWGNSVVMGILISVAAVCIMIVWAIAVRARRREAEGVKMLSSLQASYAATTWKIDKEREPLSINVATFQRQLRKLKFSQLIEATNGFSAASMIGSGGFGEVFKATLKDGSSVAIKKLIRLSCQGDREFMAEMETLGKIKHKNLVPLLGYCKIGEERLLVYEFMDHGSLEEMLHGRSRRKEGGGGGRLLRWEERKKIARGAGKGLCFLHHNCIPHIIHRDMKSSNVLLDNEMEARVSDFGMARLISALDTHLSVSTLAGTPGYVPPEYYQSFRCTSRGDVYSFGVILLELLTGKRPTDKEDFGDTNLVGWVKGKVREGKGMEVIDAELNKATDEDEAEQVKEMVKYLEISLQCVDDFPSKRPNMLQVVAMLRDLGSAPNSA, encoded by the coding sequence ATGAAGATGTTTCTACCTCACCTAGCTCTTCTCCTACTCTTAAcagccgccaccaccgccgctcCGACCTCATCACAGACCGATAAACTCGCCCTCCTCTCATTCAAAAAGATGATCCAACAAGACCCCGACGGCGCCCTCTCCGACTGGCAGCGCACCAGAGACCCATGCACATTCCACGGCGTCACCTGCAACGATCACCGCCGCGTCACCGCCCTCGATCTCGCCCAGTCCAATCTCGTAGGCCAAATCTCCTTCTCTCCGCTTTCCTCACTCGACATGCTCCTCTCCCTCAACCTCTCCGCCAACTCCTTCGTCGTCAACGCCAACTCTTCTCTCCTCCAAATTCCATATTCCGTCAAGGAGCTCGAGCTCTCCTTCTCCGGCGTCATCGGCCACTTACCGGAGAACATGTTCGCCAATTGTCCCAGTCTTGAATACGTCAATCTTGCCTTCAACAACATCACTGGATTTTTACCGGAGAATCTCTTCCTCCACATTGATAAGCTGAAATATCTCGATCTATCCTACAACAACGTCTCCGGCGCCATCTCCGGTTTGAAGATTGAAAAATGCAGCTCCCTTTCTCACCTTGATTGGTCCGGGAATCAGATTTCCGGATCGCTACCGCCGTCCTTCTCCAATTGCACCAGCCTCGTGGAGTTGATTCTGCCGGAGAATTTCCTCTCAGGCGAAATCCCCTCTGCTTTTGGCGCGCTGAAAAATTTACAAACCCTAGACCTCTCTCACAATCGCCTCACTGGCTGGATTCCGCCGGAGCTCGGCAACACGTGCGCCTCCCTCACCGACCTCAAGCTCTCCAAAAACAACATCACCGGATCGATCCCCGCCTCCTTCGCGTCGTGCTCGTCTCTCCAAACGCTCGACCTCTCCAACAATAATTTGACCGGACCTTTCCCTGATTCGATTCTCGAAAAGTTAACATCTCTGGAGATCCTCCTCCTCAGCGGCAATTGGATTTCCGGTGAATTTCCGGCGTCAATTTCCTTCTGCAAGAACCTAAAGGTGGCGGATTTCAGCTCCAACAAGTTGTCAGGGATCATCCCGCCGGATATATGCCCAGGCGCCGCCTCGCTGGAAGAGCTCCGGGCGCCGGATAATCTCCTCTACGGCCCGATCCCGGGCCAATTGTCTCAGTGCTCACAGCTGAAGATAATCGACTTCAGCATCAATTACATTAACGGATCAATTCCAAATGAATTAGGAAATCTGGAGAATCTGGAGCAGCTGATAGCATGGTACAATGGCTTGGAAGGAAGCATACCGCCGGAGCTGGGGAAATGCAAGAAGCTGAAGAATCTGATCTTAAACAACAATCATTTAAGCGGCAAAATCCCTACGGAAATCTTCAATTGCGCTAACATAGAGTGGATTTCCCTCACCAGCAACGCCCTCACCGGCGAAATCCCCAAGGAATTCGGTTCATTATCTCGCCTAGCCGTTCTGCAACTCGCAAGCAACAGCTTAAGCGGGAAGATTCCGAACGAGTTAGCGAGCTGCACCAGTTTAATATGGCTAGACCTCAACAGCAACCAATTAAGCGGCGAGATCCCGCCGCGGCTAGGGCGACAGGTCGGGTCGAAGGCGCTCACCGGAATTCTATCAGGAAACACACTAGTCTTCGTCAGGAACGTAGGGAACTCGTGCAGAGGAGTCGGAGGCCTTCTCGAATTCGCCGGAATCCGCCCCGAGCGGCTGCTGCAGGTTCCCTCGCTCAAGACCTGCGATTTCACCAGGCTCTACTCCGGCCCTGTTTTGAGTCTCTTCACGCGGTATCAGACGCTCGAGTATCTCGATCTCTCTTACAATCAGCTCCGCGGCAAAATTCCAGATGCGTTTGGGGAGATGATAGCTCTACAGGTTCTGGTCATATCGCACAACCAGTTATCCGGCGAGATTCCGGCGACGCTAGGGCAGCTCAAGGATCTCGGCGTGTTCGACGCTTCGCACAACAGACTGCAGGGGCATATTCCGGAGTCCTTCTCGATGCTGTCCTTCTTGGTGCAGATTGATCTGTCTTATAACGAGCTCACCGGCCAGATTCCGCAGAGAGGGCAGCTGAGCACTCTTCCGGCGAGCCAGTACGCTAACAATCCCGGCCTCTGCGGCGTCCCGTTGCAGGAATGCCAGTACACTCAAGCCTCTTCCAATCCGGACGACGACGAACAGGGGCGGAAGAGCGGGAGGAGTTCCCCGTGGGGTAACAGCGTGGTGATGGGGATACTGATATCCGTAGCCGCCGTGTGCATCATGATCGTGTGGGCCATCGCGGTCAGGGCGCGGCGGAGGGAGGCGGAGGGGGTGAAGATGCTGAGCAGCCTTCAGGCCTCGTACGCCGCCACCACGTGGAAGATCGACAAGGAGAGGGAGCCCCTCAGCATCAACGTCGCCACGTTCCAGCGCCAGCTGAGGAAGCTCAAATTCTCCCAGCTGATCGAGGCCACCAACGGCTTCTCCGCTGCTAGCATGATCGGCTCCGGCGGCTTCGGGGAGGTGTTCAAGGCCACGCTCAAGGACGGCTCCAGCGTGGCCATAAAGAAACTCATCCGCCTCAGCTGCCAAGGCGACAGGGAGTTCATGGCAGAGATGGAAACGCTAGGGAAAATCAAGCACAAGAATCTAGTCCCTCTGCTAGGCTACTgcaaaattggagaggaaaggcTTCTCGTGTACGAGTTCATGGATCACGGCAGCTTGGAGGAGATGCTCCACGGGCGGTCGAGGAGGAAGGAAGGAGGCGGCGGTGGTAGGTTGCTGAGGtgggaggagaggaagaagatcgcGAGGGGGGCGGGGAAGGGGCTCTGTTTCCTCCACCACAACTGCATCCCGCATATCATCCACCGCGACATGAAGTCGAGCAACGTGCTGCTGGACAACGAGATGGAGGCGCGGGTGTCCGACTTTGGGATGGCGCGGCTGATCAGCGCGCTGGACACGCACCTGAGCGTGAGTACCCTGGCGGGGACGCCAGGGTACGTGCCACCTGAGTACTACCAGAGCTTCAGGTGCACGTCGAGGGGTGACGTGTACTCGTTCGGGGTGATCCTGCTGGAGCTGCTGACGGGGAAGAGGCCGACAGATAAGGAGGACTTCGGGGACACGAATCTGGTGGGGTGGGTGAAGGGGAAGGTGAGGGAAGGGAAGGGGATGGAGGTGATCGATGCGGAGCTGAACAAGGCCACGGATGAGGACGAGGCAGAGCAGGTGAAGGAGATGGTGAAGTACTTGGAGATCTCGCTGCAATGTGTGGACGACTTCCCCTCCAAGCGCCCTAATATGCTGCAGGTTGTGGCCATGCTCAGGGACCTTGGATCTGCTCCCAATAGTGCTTGA